A part of Gammaproteobacteria bacterium genomic DNA contains:
- a CDS encoding alpha/beta hydrolase, with translation MIRKIYVDGPHGQVHLRVAQPEAGAAGRAVLCFHMSPNSGLVYESLLEELGRDRIAVAPDTPGFGASDAPSEPPEIEDYADAMEAVVEQLGLEEIDLVGYHTGSKTAVELGLRRPQQVRHVVMISAPLFTKEELDDHRNLYAAKPIAEDGSHLVRRWKGFVRWHMQHHSLEKSAAIFTESLRGGDKYWWGHRAAFNYPLWERMPALKVPLLVLNPEDDLRKQSLRAPELIRNGGMVNLPGWGHGFLDAHTTIAGAMLREFFDQDRLPQTPAECG, from the coding sequence ATGATTCGCAAGATCTACGTCGATGGACCGCACGGGCAAGTGCACCTGCGCGTCGCCCAGCCCGAAGCGGGCGCCGCGGGGCGTGCGGTGCTGTGCTTTCACATGAGCCCGAATTCCGGCCTCGTTTACGAGAGCCTGCTTGAGGAACTGGGACGGGACCGAATTGCCGTGGCGCCCGACACGCCGGGTTTCGGCGCTTCGGACGCGCCGTCCGAGCCGCCGGAGATCGAGGACTACGCCGACGCCATGGAGGCGGTCGTGGAACAGTTGGGTCTGGAGGAAATCGACCTCGTGGGCTACCACACGGGCTCCAAGACGGCTGTCGAACTGGGGTTGCGGCGGCCGCAGCAGGTGCGTCACGTCGTGATGATCTCGGCGCCGCTGTTCACCAAAGAGGAGCTCGACGACCACAGAAACCTATATGCCGCCAAGCCAATCGCGGAGGACGGATCGCACCTGGTCAGGCGCTGGAAGGGATTCGTCCGTTGGCACATGCAGCACCATTCGCTTGAAAAGTCCGCGGCCATCTTCACCGAATCCCTGCGCGGCGGCGACAAGTACTGGTGGGGTCATCGCGCCGCATTCAACTATCCCCTGTGGGAAAGAATGCCGGCCCTGAAGGTCCCGCTGCTGGTCCTGAACCCCGAGGACGACCTCCGGAAACAGAGCCTGCGCGCGCCCGAATTGATCAGAAATGGCGGGATGGTGAACCTGCCCGGCTGGGGGCATGGGTTCCTGGATGCGCACACCACGATTGCCGGCGCCATGCTGCGGGAGTTCTTCGATCAGGACCGCCTGCCCCAAACGCCCGCCGAGTGCGGGTGA
- a CDS encoding alpha/beta hydrolase — protein sequence MNKRRVVLFSHGQESGPWGTKITALAQDARDAGLEADSIDYRGMPDPAARAAKLVARMRESSDEILLVGSSMGGYVAVAAAQQQPAAGLFLMAPALAVPGWPKLGEIVSAPAFIVHGWQDDIVPIEWSIDFARTNQARLHLLNAGHSLTEALDEIRALFGAFLSAGS from the coding sequence GTGAACAAGCGCCGCGTCGTTCTGTTTTCGCACGGCCAGGAGAGCGGCCCGTGGGGAACCAAGATCACGGCGCTGGCGCAGGACGCCCGCGACGCCGGCCTTGAAGCGGATTCGATCGACTACCGGGGAATGCCCGATCCTGCGGCACGGGCCGCGAAACTCGTTGCGCGGATGCGCGAATCAAGCGATGAGATCCTGCTGGTGGGCAGCAGCATGGGCGGTTACGTGGCCGTAGCCGCCGCACAGCAACAGCCCGCCGCCGGACTGTTCCTCATGGCGCCCGCGCTGGCCGTTCCCGGCTGGCCGAAACTGGGGGAAATCGTTTCCGCACCGGCGTTCATCGTGCACGGCTGGCAGGACGACATCGTGCCGATCGAGTGGAGCATCGACTTCGCCCGTACCAACCAGGCGCGGCTGCATCTGCTGAATGCCGGGCATTCACTGACGGAAGCCCTCGACGAAATTCGGGCCCTCTTCGGTGCCTTCCTCTCAGCCGGTAGTTGA
- a CDS encoding HpcH/HpaI aldolase/citrate lyase family protein yields the protein MKLPENQFKRALSEDGVQFGLWLALASPVAAELCACVGFDWLLIDGEHGADDFRSTYSQLQAIEGTGTPAIVRLADDDPVRIKRYLDMGVQSLLIPMVDTAEQAERLAAAVRYPPRGIRGLATSITRASRWTQIEDYARHADEQICLIVQAETVTALDNLKAIAAVDGVDSVFIGPSDLSASMGYLGQPGHPEVQAAVAQALRDITALGKAPGTLAGSPEAIRTHAENGAKFLGIGSDTALLVKGSRELLSSTTG from the coding sequence ATGAAATTACCGGAAAACCAATTCAAGCGTGCGCTGAGCGAGGACGGCGTGCAATTTGGCCTGTGGCTGGCCCTCGCGTCGCCGGTGGCCGCGGAACTGTGTGCGTGCGTCGGCTTCGACTGGCTGCTGATCGACGGCGAGCATGGAGCCGACGATTTTCGTTCGACATATTCGCAATTGCAGGCCATCGAGGGTACCGGCACGCCGGCAATCGTGAGGCTGGCGGACGACGATCCGGTCCGGATCAAGCGCTACCTGGACATGGGCGTGCAGTCCCTGCTGATACCCATGGTGGACACGGCGGAACAGGCGGAGAGGCTGGCGGCCGCCGTGCGCTATCCGCCGCGCGGCATCCGCGGCCTGGCCACCTCGATTACCCGCGCCTCGCGCTGGACTCAAATCGAGGATTACGCCCGCCACGCGGACGAGCAGATCTGCCTGATCGTGCAGGCGGAAACCGTGACCGCACTGGACAACCTGAAGGCCATCGCAGCGGTGGATGGCGTGGATTCGGTGTTCATCGGACCATCCGACCTTTCCGCATCCATGGGGTACCTGGGCCAGCCGGGTCATCCCGAGGTGCAGGCGGCCGTCGCCCAGGCGCTGCGCGACATCACGGCTCTGGGCAAGGCGCCGGGGACGCTGGCCGGGTCGCCTGAAGCGATCCGTACGCACGCGGAAAACGGAGCGAAATTTCTCGGGATCGGCAGCGACACGGCCCTGCTCGTGAAAGGGTCGCGGGAATTGCTTTCGTCAACTACCGGCTGA
- the hpaH gene encoding 2-oxo-hepta-3-ene-1,7-dioic acid hydratase, whose translation MLTPKQARRAAERFDEAERTRRQMRPLTFDYPEMDMVDAHAVQDAWVAIKLARGARIRGRKIGLTSKTMQRAMNIDEPDYGTLLDDMFFDDGAGIETASFLDPRVEVEICFVLNDALQGTEVTVEQVLDATEAVYPSLELIAARSYRVDPETGKTRTVVDTIADNAASAGVVLGSRGFDPRELDLPWCGAALYCNGEVEETGLAAAVMGHPANGVCWLARRFAAHGISLNSGDVILSGSFTRPVAASAGDDFLADFGPLGRIGCRFV comes from the coding sequence ATACTCACACCGAAACAGGCCCGACGGGCCGCCGAACGCTTCGACGAGGCGGAACGGACACGGCGCCAGATGCGCCCGCTTACCTTCGATTATCCGGAGATGGACATGGTCGACGCGCACGCCGTGCAGGACGCCTGGGTTGCGATAAAACTCGCCCGCGGCGCCCGGATTCGCGGGCGCAAGATCGGGCTGACCTCGAAAACCATGCAACGCGCCATGAACATCGACGAGCCGGATTATGGAACGCTGCTGGACGATATGTTCTTCGACGACGGCGCCGGAATTGAAACGGCGAGCTTTCTCGATCCCCGCGTGGAAGTGGAAATCTGCTTCGTGTTGAATGACGCTCTGCAGGGCACGGAGGTGACCGTGGAACAGGTGCTGGACGCTACCGAAGCGGTCTATCCTTCGCTGGAATTGATCGCCGCGCGCAGCTACCGCGTGGATCCCGAAACCGGGAAGACCCGTACGGTGGTCGACACCATCGCCGACAACGCGGCCTCAGCCGGGGTCGTGCTGGGCAGCCGGGGATTCGATCCGCGCGAGCTGGATCTGCCCTGGTGCGGCGCCGCCCTGTACTGCAACGGAGAAGTGGAGGAAACCGGGCTGGCGGCGGCGGTCATGGGGCATCCGGCCAACGGCGTTTGCTGGCTGGCGCGCAGGTTCGCGGCCCACGGGATCAGTCTGAATAGCGGCGACGTGATTCTGAGCGGGTCATTCACCCGGCCGGTCGCCGCAAGCGCCGGTGACGATTTTCTGGCAGACTTCGGCCCGCTCGGGCGGATTGGCTGCCGATTTGTATAG
- a CDS encoding DUF1838 domain-containing protein, translated as MPATTHELNRRDLLGVSALALGGLAAACAPGTPGDEDTPSQDLSDAWAASPESLFRNFVRVRADLNGGVSPWWWSGVYVAVTPDENPRVLFAAEGCETKRVERLDENRYEIWSKVMTVFKDPESGEILNGKEYRNPFTGEMNQVEPNVIGSHMILEPDEQGRITERPAAGGDPAALDLSWVRSGDKLLMVGSRDYPEERPIPLAEYGTTVVSVPALNDPGPSRVEAVFSSVYLAPWQRFLAMPEQAGHAVWHAVGRKTHGFHELTPAYLAEAERYIPDVLAWAD; from the coding sequence ATGCCCGCAACCACCCACGAACTGAACCGCCGGGACCTGCTTGGAGTGTCGGCCCTTGCGCTTGGCGGTCTGGCGGCGGCCTGCGCCCCCGGCACTCCGGGGGACGAGGACACTCCCTCTCAAGACTTGAGCGACGCCTGGGCCGCCAGTCCCGAGAGCCTGTTCCGCAATTTCGTTCGGGTGCGCGCGGATTTGAACGGTGGCGTTTCGCCCTGGTGGTGGAGCGGCGTTTACGTGGCGGTGACGCCGGACGAGAATCCGCGCGTGCTGTTTGCCGCCGAGGGCTGCGAAACCAAGCGCGTGGAACGCCTCGACGAGAACCGCTATGAAATCTGGTCGAAGGTGATGACCGTTTTCAAGGATCCCGAATCGGGCGAAATTCTCAACGGCAAGGAATACCGCAATCCGTTTACGGGCGAGATGAACCAGGTGGAACCCAACGTGATCGGCTCGCACATGATTCTGGAGCCGGACGAACAGGGACGTATTACCGAACGGCCGGCGGCCGGCGGCGATCCCGCGGCGCTGGACCTGAGCTGGGTGCGCAGCGGCGACAAGCTGCTGATGGTGGGTTCGAGGGACTATCCCGAGGAACGTCCGATACCGCTGGCCGAATACGGCACGACAGTAGTGAGTGTGCCGGCGCTGAACGACCCGGGACCCAGCCGCGTGGAGGCGGTCTTTTCTTCCGTATACCTGGCGCCATGGCAACGCTTTCTTGCGATGCCCGAACAGGCGGGCCACGCCGTCTGGCACGCAGTCGGGCGCAAAACCCACGGATTTCACGAACTGACGCCCGCCTACCTCGCCGAAGCCGAACGCTACATCCCCGACGTCCTCGCCTGGGCCGATTGA
- the cysQ gene encoding 3'(2'),5'-bisphosphate nucleotidase CysQ, whose product MNSTPAPDLAGLIEPVTGLACEAGRRILKLFRSDVLGVDYKLDRTPVTEADHAAHDHIVAGLERLTPGIPVLSEESGAEQHARERSGWDWHWLVDPLDGTREFIRGGEEFTVNIALIRGEAPVLGVVDAPAKGIAFFGHEGGGAHSCTADSDTPAPISVRRPPADPLRVLASRSHAGSALELYIGALGLTHRRAISSSLKFCLIARGDADVYPRMWPISEWDTAAGQAVLECAGGAVFDLQGRRLRYGKDSIRVPPFIACGDPAHDWLDYLP is encoded by the coding sequence ATGAATTCCACGCCAGCGCCGGACCTGGCCGGCCTGATCGAGCCTGTCACCGGACTGGCTTGCGAAGCCGGCCGGCGCATCCTCAAGCTGTTCCGGTCGGATGTACTGGGCGTGGACTACAAGCTGGACCGCACGCCGGTCACCGAAGCCGACCACGCCGCGCACGATCACATCGTTGCCGGTCTCGAGCGCCTGACGCCGGGGATTCCGGTACTGTCGGAGGAGTCCGGCGCGGAACAGCATGCCAGGGAGCGCTCAGGATGGGACTGGCATTGGCTGGTCGATCCGCTGGACGGCACCCGCGAGTTCATTCGCGGCGGCGAGGAATTCACCGTGAACATTGCGCTGATTCGCGGCGAAGCGCCGGTACTCGGGGTGGTGGACGCTCCGGCCAAGGGGATCGCGTTCTTCGGTCATGAGGGCGGCGGCGCACATTCCTGCACGGCGGATTCCGATACTCCGGCGCCGATTTCCGTCCGGCGGCCGCCCGCGGATCCATTGCGCGTGCTTGCCAGCCGCTCGCATGCCGGCTCGGCACTGGAGCTTTACATCGGCGCGCTGGGGTTAACGCACCGGCGGGCCATCTCCAGTTCGCTGAAGTTCTGCCTGATCGCGCGCGGGGACGCGGACGTGTATCCGCGCATGTGGCCCATTTCGGAGTGGGATACGGCCGCCGGGCAGGCCGTGCTCGAATGCGCCGGCGGCGCCGTATTCGATTTGCAGGGCAGGCGGCTGCGTTACGGCAAGGATTCGATCCGCGTTCCGCCGTTCATCGCCTGCGGCGACCCGGCGCACGACTGGCTCGACTACCTCCCGTAG
- a CDS encoding DEAD/DEAH box helicase, producing the protein MGLGTSVPSRRRTRIRSVEKVRTLSEETVYFESLELPPALRAGIKRAGFETLTPIQAKTLPLLMAGRDVAGQAQTGTGKTAAFLLALFDRLLGNPSPKRSKTSAPRAVVLAPTRELAQQIERDAILLGGATGLSMMVVYGGAAYKSQRERLGRGVDVLIGTPGRLLDYYRQGVFSLHAVEVIVIDEADRMYDLGFIRDIRYVMRRLPPREKRLSMLFSATLGYLVLELATQHLNHPEIVRIEPDKKVVDEVEQWLYYPSSEEKAPLLAALLSRKEVERSMVFVNTRREADHLSRWLDNWAGTAQAISGDVPQTKRMRMLKRFHDGELPVLVATDVASRGLHVPDVSHVFNYDLPQNPEDYVHRIGRTARAGEMGHAVSFACEHYAYSLPEIETFIGHSIERMPIDQDMLAPYMQAPPTRAYRRKTRRTGGRGRRR; encoded by the coding sequence ATGGGGCTGGGCACTAGTGTGCCGTCCCGCAGGCGCACTAGAATACGCAGCGTCGAAAAAGTCCGCACATTGTCCGAAGAAACCGTTTATTTCGAATCGCTGGAGCTTCCGCCGGCCTTGCGCGCCGGCATAAAGCGCGCCGGCTTCGAAACGCTGACACCGATACAGGCCAAAACCCTGCCGTTGCTGATGGCCGGTCGGGACGTGGCCGGACAGGCCCAGACCGGCACCGGCAAGACGGCCGCGTTTCTGCTGGCGCTGTTCGACCGGCTGCTCGGAAATCCCTCGCCGAAGCGGAGCAAGACTTCCGCCCCGCGCGCGGTCGTGCTGGCGCCGACACGCGAACTGGCGCAACAGATAGAGCGTGACGCGATTCTGCTCGGAGGCGCCACGGGGTTGAGCATGATGGTCGTGTACGGCGGGGCGGCGTACAAGTCGCAGCGCGAACGCCTGGGCCGCGGCGTGGACGTGCTGATCGGCACGCCCGGGCGGCTGCTGGATTACTACCGGCAAGGCGTTTTTTCCCTGCATGCCGTGGAAGTGATCGTGATCGACGAGGCGGACCGTATGTACGACCTCGGGTTCATACGCGATATCCGCTACGTGATGCGCCGCCTGCCGCCGCGCGAAAAGCGCCTGAGCATGCTGTTTTCCGCCACCCTGGGATACCTGGTGCTGGAGCTGGCGACACAACACCTGAACCACCCGGAAATCGTGCGGATCGAGCCGGACAAGAAGGTGGTCGATGAAGTGGAGCAATGGCTTTACTATCCGTCCAGCGAGGAGAAGGCGCCGCTTCTGGCTGCGCTGCTGTCGCGCAAGGAGGTGGAGCGCAGCATGGTCTTCGTGAATACGCGCAGGGAGGCCGACCACCTGTCCCGCTGGCTGGACAATTGGGCCGGCACCGCGCAGGCGATTTCCGGCGACGTGCCGCAGACGAAGCGCATGCGCATGCTCAAGCGCTTTCACGACGGCGAGCTACCGGTGCTGGTCGCCACCGACGTCGCATCCCGGGGCCTGCATGTCCCCGACGTCAGCCACGTCTTCAATTACGACCTGCCGCAGAACCCCGAGGACTATGTGCATCGCATCGGGCGCACGGCGCGGGCGGGCGAGATGGGCCACGCGGTGAGTTTTGCGTGCGAGCACTACGCCTATTCGCTGCCGGAAATCGAGACCTTTATCGGCCACTCGATTGAGCGCATGCCGATCGACCAGGACATGCTGGCGCCGTACATGCAGGCGCCGCCTACAAGGGCATACCGCCGCAAGACCCGGCGCACGGGCGGCCGCGGCCGCCGCCGCTAG
- the trxA gene encoding thioredoxin: MSVTQVAEDSFQADVLNSELPVLVDFWAEWCGPCKMIAPVLEQIADEYEGRMQVVKLNVDEAQQTAFRYNVRSIPTLILFKNGQVEMQVVGAQPRQQITRMLEEKL; encoded by the coding sequence ATGAGCGTTACCCAGGTAGCGGAAGACAGTTTCCAGGCCGACGTGCTGAACAGTGAATTGCCGGTACTGGTTGATTTCTGGGCGGAGTGGTGCGGTCCCTGCAAGATGATCGCGCCGGTCCTGGAACAGATTGCGGACGAATACGAAGGCCGAATGCAGGTGGTCAAACTCAACGTCGATGAGGCCCAGCAGACCGCCTTCCGCTACAACGTCCGCAGCATTCCCACGCTGATCCTGTTCAAGAACGGGCAGGTGGAAATGCAGGTTGTCGGAGCGCAGCCGCGGCAACAGATCACGAGGATGCTGGAAGAAAAACTGTGA
- the rho gene encoding transcription termination factor Rho — protein sequence MEQLGHVLKLGEFKKLPVAKVLEQGRQLGLESLSRARKQDIIFSVLKAHANEGASIYVEGVLEILQDGFGFLRSADESYLAGPDDIYVAPGQIRRFNLRTGDTVAALVRPPLDNERYFALLKVHKINFEAPANSQGKVLFENLTPLFPQERYTLEQGNGSTEDLTSRIIDMAAPVGKGQRGLIVSPPKAGKTMLLQNIAQSIAANYPETFLIVLLIDERPEEVTEMQRTVRGEVVSSTFDEPATRHVQVAEMVLHKARRLAEHRRDVVILLDSITRLARAYNTVTPSSGRVLSGGVEATALQRPKRFFGAARKIEEGGSLTILATALVDTGSKMDEVIYEEFKGTGNSEIHLDRRISEKRVFPAININRSGTRREDLITADDEIQKIWVLRKLLHPMDELAAAEFLIDKMRDTKRNKAFFETMKMG from the coding sequence CTGGAACAGCTCGGCCATGTGCTCAAGCTGGGCGAGTTCAAGAAACTGCCGGTTGCCAAGGTGCTGGAGCAGGGACGCCAACTGGGGCTGGAAAGCCTGTCCCGGGCCCGCAAGCAGGACATCATCTTCTCTGTTCTCAAGGCCCACGCCAACGAGGGCGCCTCCATCTACGTCGAAGGCGTTCTGGAAATTCTCCAGGACGGCTTCGGCTTCCTGCGTTCGGCCGACGAGTCATACCTTGCGGGGCCGGACGACATCTATGTGGCGCCGGGGCAGATCCGCCGATTCAACTTGCGTACGGGCGACACCGTGGCGGCATTGGTGCGGCCGCCGCTGGATAACGAACGCTACTTCGCGCTCCTGAAAGTCCACAAGATCAATTTCGAAGCGCCGGCAAATTCCCAGGGCAAGGTGCTCTTCGAAAACCTCACGCCGCTGTTCCCGCAGGAACGCTACACGCTGGAACAGGGAAACGGCAGCACCGAGGACCTGACTTCGCGCATCATCGATATGGCCGCTCCCGTGGGCAAGGGACAGCGCGGCCTGATCGTCTCGCCGCCCAAGGCCGGAAAGACGATGCTGCTGCAGAACATCGCGCAGTCCATCGCGGCCAACTATCCGGAAACTTTCCTCATCGTGCTGCTGATCGACGAGCGCCCCGAGGAAGTGACCGAAATGCAGCGCACCGTGCGTGGCGAAGTGGTGTCAAGCACCTTCGACGAGCCCGCCACACGGCATGTGCAGGTAGCGGAGATGGTTCTGCATAAAGCCCGCCGGCTGGCCGAGCATCGGCGCGATGTGGTGATACTGCTGGATTCGATCACGCGTCTGGCGCGCGCCTACAACACGGTCACACCTTCATCCGGCCGGGTGCTGTCCGGCGGCGTCGAAGCCACCGCCCTGCAGCGCCCCAAGCGCTTCTTCGGCGCAGCACGCAAGATTGAGGAAGGCGGCAGCCTTACCATCCTCGCCACCGCGCTGGTGGACACCGGTTCGAAGATGGACGAAGTGATTTACGAGGAGTTCAAGGGCACCGGCAACTCCGAAATTCACCTGGACCGGCGGATTTCCGAGAAGCGCGTCTTCCCCGCCATCAACATCAACCGCTCGGGTACGCGGCGCGAAGACCTGATTACGGCAGACGACGAGATTCAGAAGATCTGGGTGCTGCGCAAACTCCTGCATCCCATGGACGAACTTGCGGCCGCCGAATTCCTGATCGACAAGATGCGCGACACCAAGCGCAACAAGGCTTTCTTCGAAACGATGAAGATGGGCTGA
- a CDS encoding DUF1538 domain-containing protein, whose translation MRFRSPTGTALAALWRRIADALRDLAPIILVIAFFQVAVIRQPFPDLAGVALGLVCVVLGLALFVQGLELGLFPLGEAIARAFAHKGSAAALLAFAFCLGFGTTVAEPALIAVGDKAAEVAAEAGAIAGGEEARNTYAFQLRMVVAFSVGLAIVLGVLRILKGWPLHYLIIGGYALVTLMTLFAPDEIIGVAYDSGGVTTSTITVPLVTALGVGLASSIKGRDPMLDGFGLIAFASLTPMIFVLAYGMVL comes from the coding sequence ATGCGGTTCAGGAGTCCGACTGGCACGGCACTTGCGGCACTCTGGCGGCGAATCGCCGATGCGTTGCGCGACCTGGCGCCCATCATCCTCGTGATCGCTTTCTTCCAGGTCGCCGTGATCCGGCAGCCGTTCCCCGATCTGGCCGGCGTGGCGCTGGGTCTTGTGTGCGTCGTGTTGGGGCTGGCGCTTTTCGTTCAGGGGCTGGAGCTGGGGCTGTTTCCATTGGGAGAAGCGATCGCCCGCGCGTTCGCTCACAAGGGCAGCGCGGCCGCGCTCCTGGCCTTTGCCTTCTGCCTCGGTTTCGGGACAACGGTGGCGGAACCGGCCCTGATTGCAGTGGGCGACAAGGCTGCCGAGGTAGCGGCCGAGGCGGGCGCAATCGCCGGCGGCGAGGAAGCGCGCAACACCTACGCCTTTCAGCTGCGCATGGTAGTCGCCTTTTCCGTGGGCCTCGCAATCGTGCTGGGCGTGCTACGCATTCTCAAGGGCTGGCCGCTGCACTACCTGATCATCGGCGGCTATGCGCTGGTCACGCTCATGACGCTGTTCGCACCCGATGAGATTATCGGCGTGGCGTACGACTCGGGCGGCGTAACCACAAGCACGATCACGGTGCCGCTGGTCACGGCGCTTGGCGTGGGCCTGGCGTCGTCGATCAAGGGCCGTGATCCGATGCTGGACGGTTTCGGCCTGATCGCGTTCGCCAGTCTCACACCGATGATCTTCGTGCTCGCATACGGCATGGTGCTGTAA
- a CDS encoding DUF1538 domain-containing protein: protein MEFVTMLLQTGLGTLLDVAPIVAILFLFQAAVLRRRPPNPGRIALGFMFVLLGLTLFLVGLQEALFPIGETMAVQLTSAALEGAASAVVRWDDYLIVYAFAAAIGFATTVAEPSLIAVSLKAEEVSGGSIAANGLRVAVAVGVAVGVALGCLRIVTGTPLPWYIIAAYAVVIVQTFRSGRNIIPLAYDSGGVTTSTVTVPVLAALGLGLAASVPGRSALIDGFGLIAFASVFPIMSVLAYSMAVSAIARLRGLKTE, encoded by the coding sequence ATGGAATTCGTGACGATGCTGCTGCAAACCGGGCTGGGCACGCTGTTGGACGTGGCGCCCATCGTCGCCATTCTGTTTCTGTTCCAGGCGGCGGTGTTGCGGCGGCGACCGCCGAATCCGGGCCGGATCGCGCTGGGCTTCATGTTTGTTCTGCTGGGCCTCACGCTGTTTCTGGTGGGCCTGCAGGAAGCGCTTTTCCCGATCGGGGAAACCATGGCGGTGCAACTCACTTCCGCCGCGCTCGAGGGCGCGGCGTCCGCCGTGGTCCGCTGGGACGACTACCTCATCGTGTACGCGTTCGCCGCGGCAATCGGGTTCGCCACAACCGTGGCGGAACCTTCGCTGATCGCCGTCTCACTCAAGGCGGAGGAAGTTTCCGGAGGCTCCATAGCCGCCAACGGGCTGCGCGTCGCCGTGGCCGTGGGAGTGGCCGTCGGCGTGGCGCTGGGCTGCCTGCGGATCGTGACCGGCACGCCCCTGCCCTGGTACATCATCGCCGCCTACGCCGTCGTGATCGTGCAGACCTTTCGTTCCGGCCGAAACATCATCCCGCTGGCATATGACAGCGGCGGCGTCACCACATCCACCGTGACGGTACCGGTACTGGCCGCGCTTGGGCTTGGACTGGCCGCCTCGGTACCCGGTCGAAGCGCCCTGATCGACGGATTCGGCCTGATCGCGTTCGCCAGCGTTTTTCCCATCATGTCCGTGCTCGCCTACTCGATGGCCGTATCCGCCATCGCGCGCCTGCGCGGCCTAAAAACAGAATAG
- a CDS encoding P-II family nitrogen regulator yields MYMKLIVALVPDDKTAAIIDAAREAGATGATVITSVRGEGLKPEKTFLGLELTAMRDVLLFLVAEARAREILERIRDAGRFETDPGAGVAFQIAIEDAVGMSTQLPALMKEVEEEI; encoded by the coding sequence ATGTATATGAAGCTCATTGTCGCCCTGGTTCCGGACGACAAGACCGCCGCCATCATCGATGCGGCGCGCGAAGCCGGCGCAACGGGCGCGACGGTCATCACCAGTGTGCGCGGGGAAGGCCTGAAGCCCGAAAAGACTTTCCTCGGGCTTGAACTTACCGCCATGCGGGACGTTTTGCTGTTCCTGGTGGCGGAAGCACGAGCCCGGGAAATACTGGAACGGATCCGCGACGCCGGGCGCTTTGAAACCGACCCGGGCGCCGGCGTCGCGTTTCAGATCGCCATCGAGGACGCGGTCGGCATGAGCACCCAGTTGCCGGCACTGATGAAAGAGGTGGAGGAGGAAATATGA
- a CDS encoding CBS domain-containing protein: MNTDKRNIRVSEVMIGDVRSIDGLATVSDAAALMRSHSITSLVVNRRDADDEAGLIDIQGIAREVIARNRAPDRVHVYEVMTKPVVSLPATMLVRYAVRHLTNLGLRRALVVDQERNVIGIVALRDMVLAWIAD; the protein is encoded by the coding sequence ATGAACACCGACAAACGCAATATTCGCGTAAGCGAGGTGATGATCGGCGATGTCAGGAGCATCGACGGGCTTGCCACGGTGTCCGACGCAGCCGCGCTGATGCGCAGCCACTCGATTACATCGCTGGTCGTCAATCGCCGCGACGCGGACGACGAAGCCGGGTTGATCGATATTCAGGGTATCGCCCGCGAGGTCATCGCCCGGAATCGCGCCCCGGACCGCGTTCATGTCTACGAAGTAATGACGAAACCGGTTGTGTCGCTCCCCGCCACAATGCTGGTCCGGTACGCGGTCCGTCACCTGACGAACCTGGGACTGCGCCGGGCGCTGGTGGTGGATCAGGAGCGCAACGTCATCGGAATCGTTGCACTCAGGGACATGGTCCTCGCATGGATAGCGGACTGA